Proteins encoded in a region of the Larimichthys crocea isolate SSNF chromosome XVI, L_crocea_2.0, whole genome shotgun sequence genome:
- the lingo1a gene encoding leucine-rich repeat and immunoglobulin-like domain-containing nogo receptor-interacting protein 1 has translation MAAGEATGHSYLVACWQPILILMLGTVLSGSTTGCPSRCECNVQERSVMCHRKKLMTVPEGIPAETKLLDLSKNRIRTINPDEFANFANLEHLELSENTISTIEPGAFNNLYGLRTLGLRSNKLKLIQLGVFTGLSNLTQLDISENKIVILLDYMFQDLYNLRSLEVGDNDLVFISHRAFHGLSSLEHLSLEKCNLSSVPTEAFTHLHSLITLRLRLLNINVIKDYSFKRLYRLKVLEIANWPYLDTMTPNCLYGLNLTSLTIANANLTTIPYVALRHLVYLRFLNLSYNPIHTIEGNKLHDLLRLQEFHLVGGRLAMIEPYSFRGLNYLKILNVSGNSLSTLEESAFHSVGNLETLALYDNPLACDCRLLWVFRRRWRLNFNRQQPTCASPEFVQGKEFKDFPDVLQPNYFTCRKSRIRDRKPQQKFVDEGAIVHFACQADGDPAPVIMWLSPQKKFITTKTIGRLSVLPDGTLEVRYAQIQDNGTYVCIASNAGGNDTSLAHLHIHSYSPDWPHQPNKTFAFISNQPTETGANGTRANVPFPFDIKTLIIATTMGFISFLGVVLFCLVLLFLWSRGKGNTKHNIEIEYVPRKSDAGMSSSTVDAPRKFNMKMI, from the coding sequence ATGGCGGCCGGGGAAGCGACTGGGCACAGCTACCTGGTGGCTTGCTGGCAGCCCATTCTGATCCTGATGCTAGGCACCGTGCTGTCTGGCTCTACGACAGGCTGTCCATCCCGCTGTGAGTGCAATGTTCAAGAGCGCTCTGTGATGTGCCACCGCAAGAAGCTCATGACAGTTCCTGAAGGCATTCCTGCAGAAACAAAACTGCTGGACCTCAGCAAGAACCGCATTAGAACCATCAACCCAGATGAGTTTGCCAACTTTGCCAACCTCGAACACCTGGAGCTCAGTGAAAACACAATCTCCACTATTGAACCTGGAGCTTTCAACAACCTTTATGGCTTGCGGACATTGGGGTTGCGTAGCAACAAACTTAAGCTGATCCAGCTCGGTGTCTTCACAGGCCTGAGCAATCTCACACAGTTGGACATAAGTGAGAACAAGATTGTCATCCTGTTGGACTACATGTTCCAGGATTTGTATAACCTCCGGTCTTTGGAGGTGGGTGATAACGACCTGGTTTTCATCTCCCACCGGGCTTTTCATGGCCTAAGTAGCCTTGAGCACCTGAGTCTTGAGAAGTGCAACTTGTCCTCTGTGCCAACAGAGGCTTTTACCCACCTCCACAGTTTGATTACCCTCAGGCTACGCCTCCTCAATATCAACGTCATAAAGGATTACTCCTTTAAACGACTCTACCGTCTAAAAGTGTTGGAAATAGCCAATTGGCCATATTTGGATACGATGACCCCAAATTGCTTGTATGGATTAAATCTCACCTCCCTGACCATTGCAAATGCCAACCTGACCACGATTCCTTATGTAGCCCTGAGGCACTTGGTTTATTTGCGCTTTCTTAATCTTTCATATAACCCTATCCATACCATTGAGGGGAATAAGCTCCATGATCTTCTTCGTCTGCAGGAATTTCACCTGGTAGGTGGCAGACTGGCAATGATTGAGCCCTACTCTTTCCGTGGTCTAAACTACCTGAAGATCCTAAACGTGTCTGGAAACTCTCTTAGCACTTTAGAGGAGTCTGCTTTCCATTCAGTTGGCAACCTGGAAACCCTTGCCTTGTATGATAATCCCCTGGCCTGTGATTGCCGACTGTTATGGGTTTTCCGACGACGCTGGAGACTTAACTTCAACAGGCAGCAGCCTACCTGTGCCTCCCCTGAGTTTGTCCAAGGCAAAGAATTCAAAGACTTCCCAGATGTTTTGCAGCCTAACTACTTCACATGTCGCAAATCTAGGATTAGGGATCGCAAACCCCAGCAGAAATTTGTTGACGAGGGAGCCATTGTTCATTTTGCTTGCCAAGCTGATGGAGATCCTGCTCCGGTGATAATGTGGCTATCCCCACAGAAAAAGTTTATCACGACCAAGACAATTGGACGGCTCTCCGTGTTGCCAGACGGTACCCTTGAGGTGCGCTATGCTCAGATTCAGGACAATGgtacatatgtgtgtatagCTAGCAATGCAGGCGGAAACGATACCTCTCTTGCTCACCTGCACATCCATAGCTACTCGCCTGACTGGCCACACCAGCCCAACAAGACTTTTGCCTTCATCTCCAACCAACCTACAGAAACTGGTGCTAACGGTACACGAGCCAATGTTCCTTTCCCCTTTGACATAAAGACATTGATCATTGCGACCACAATGGGCTTCATCTCATTTCTCGGTGTCGTCTTGTTTTGCCTGGTACTGCTCTTCCTTTGGAGCAGAGGTAAGGGCAACACTAAGCACAACATTGAGATTGAGTACGTGCCACGGAAATCGGACGCTGGcatgagcagcagcacagtggatGCTCCTCGCAAgtttaatatgaaaatgatttaa